A single window of Syntrophus aciditrophicus SB DNA harbors:
- a CDS encoding bifunctional metallophosphatase/5'-nucleotidase, translating to MKKLRLTAVLVFALLSFSFTGFVSQANAGEKRIRILYVNDFHGFSQPYRPYGMDDQWGGAAFLDTKIRALRADPSIPTLLLAAGDMIQGNNWANLFQGRSVIELMNLMAFDAMVMGNHELDFGQDVLKQRIREAAFPVLAANVLGLPELKPYMIKELDGIKVAVIGLVTEHTPTCTHPANAVGLTFLSPIKVLKTYLPELRRTADVVIVLSHLGHDVDRFLAGQVSGVDAIIGGHSHTRVAKPPCIGNTLVLQAWEHGRALGVLDLTVEEGRVTDSSSRLIDVKPEDGAAGESVAELVQRYQQRMDAVLDSVVGRTRVSLNGAEVRFRETNFGNLVADVVRRTAGAEVALINGGTIRASIRKGPVRLKELYSALPFNNYVVAFRLRGDQLRAALEHGLARVEFRDGAFPQISGMTLTYDPSAPAGRRIKTLFVGGQALEAGREYTVATNDFLAAGGDGYKAFAEVIHAEDLVEPSAAGRPGAKLVFNDAGRWLRDLVADTLRTQGEIHPVRENRIVEIFHP from the coding sequence TTGAAAAAACTTCGTTTGACAGCCGTCCTGGTTTTTGCGCTGCTGAGTTTTTCCTTTACGGGTTTCGTTTCTCAGGCCAATGCGGGGGAAAAGCGAATCCGGATTCTGTATGTCAATGATTTCCATGGCTTTTCACAACCTTACCGCCCCTATGGCATGGATGACCAGTGGGGTGGTGCGGCCTTTCTCGATACGAAGATCCGGGCGCTGCGTGCCGATCCTTCCATTCCGACTCTGCTGCTGGCCGCCGGAGACATGATTCAGGGAAACAACTGGGCCAATCTTTTTCAGGGAAGGTCGGTCATCGAACTGATGAATCTCATGGCCTTCGATGCCATGGTGATGGGCAATCACGAGTTGGATTTCGGCCAGGACGTTCTGAAACAGCGGATCAGAGAAGCGGCATTTCCTGTTCTGGCAGCCAATGTTCTGGGGCTCCCGGAACTGAAGCCTTACATGATCAAGGAACTCGACGGGATTAAGGTAGCAGTGATCGGCCTGGTGACGGAGCATACACCCACGTGCACCCACCCGGCGAATGCCGTGGGACTGACCTTTCTTTCCCCGATAAAAGTTCTGAAGACTTATCTTCCGGAGCTGCGGCGTACCGCTGACGTGGTGATCGTTCTGAGCCATCTCGGCCATGACGTGGATCGGTTTCTTGCGGGACAGGTGTCCGGAGTGGATGCCATAATCGGTGGACATTCCCACACACGGGTGGCAAAGCCTCCCTGCATCGGCAATACGCTGGTCCTCCAGGCCTGGGAGCACGGCAGGGCGCTGGGCGTTCTGGATTTAACCGTGGAAGAGGGGCGGGTCACGGATTCCAGTTCCCGCCTGATAGATGTGAAGCCGGAGGATGGAGCTGCCGGTGAGTCTGTGGCTGAGCTTGTCCAACGGTATCAGCAGCGGATGGATGCGGTGTTGGATTCGGTTGTCGGCCGGACCCGGGTCAGTCTCAACGGGGCTGAAGTGCGGTTTCGGGAAACCAATTTTGGCAATCTTGTGGCCGACGTTGTCCGGCGGACTGCGGGGGCGGAGGTTGCTCTGATCAATGGGGGGACGATTCGCGCGAGCATTCGGAAAGGGCCCGTCCGGCTGAAGGAACTCTATTCCGCCCTGCCGTTCAACAATTACGTAGTGGCGTTCCGGCTGCGTGGGGACCAGCTTCGAGCCGCACTGGAGCATGGCCTTGCCCGGGTTGAATTTCGCGATGGCGCCTTTCCGCAGATATCGGGAATGACCCTGACCTATGACCCGTCAGCACCGGCAGGGCGGCGGATAAAGACGCTTTTCGTGGGCGGGCAGGCGCTGGAGGCGGGAAGAGAGTATACCGTGGCGACGAATGATTTTCTGGCGGCGGGTGGCGATGGATATAAGGCTTTTGCGGAAGTCATTCATGCTGAAGACCTCGTTGAACCGTCTGCTGCAGGCCGGCCGGGAGCGAAGCTCGTATTCAATGATGCCGGTCGCTGGCTGCGGGATCTTGTGGCCGACACGCTCCGGACGCAGGGTGAAATCCACCCGGTTCGCGAAAACCGCATCGTGGAGATTTTTCATCCTTGA
- the ahbC gene encoding 12,18-didecarboxysiroheme deacetylase, whose amino-acid sequence MIGISKLYCGAVEPADVLRYNRESSRLPSHLLQFSMDKRPVVVWNMTRRCNLRCIHCYSSSQNIQYSDEMTTAEAEEMIEDLAAFGCPVLLFSGGEPLMREDLPELAQYAVSRGMRAVLSTNGTLLTREKASVFKKIGLSYIGVSLDGLQATHDRFRGVAGAYEAAMKGIRICREEGIKVGVRFTINRKNAADIPAIFDLLEAEDIPRVCFYHLVYSGRGSALVAEDLSHEETRRTVDLILDRTRDLFERGLPKEVLTVDNHADGPYLYLRMLKEDPRRAAEVLELLKMNEGNSSGNGIGCVSWDGEVHPDQFWRGISLGNVRRRPFSGIWTDPTNDLLTRLKDKKPHLQGRCAACRWLDVCGGNFRARAEAVTGDLWAPDPACYLTDKEISPSVDS is encoded by the coding sequence ATGATTGGTATTTCCAAGCTATACTGCGGGGCGGTGGAGCCCGCGGATGTGCTGCGGTACAACCGGGAATCGAGCCGGCTGCCTTCCCATCTGCTCCAGTTTTCTATGGACAAACGGCCGGTTGTTGTCTGGAACATGACCCGACGGTGCAATCTGAGGTGCATTCATTGCTATTCCAGTTCTCAGAACATCCAGTACAGCGATGAGATGACGACGGCCGAGGCAGAAGAGATGATCGAGGATCTGGCTGCCTTCGGTTGTCCCGTCCTTCTCTTTTCCGGGGGAGAGCCCCTCATGAGGGAAGACCTTCCGGAGCTAGCGCAATACGCCGTATCTCGAGGCATGCGGGCGGTCCTGTCCACCAACGGGACTCTGCTGACCCGGGAAAAGGCGTCCGTTTTCAAAAAAATCGGCCTGTCTTATATCGGCGTCAGTCTGGATGGCCTCCAGGCGACGCATGACCGCTTCCGGGGCGTTGCCGGGGCTTACGAAGCCGCGATGAAAGGCATCCGCATCTGCCGGGAAGAAGGGATCAAGGTAGGGGTGCGCTTTACCATCAATCGAAAAAATGCCGCCGATATTCCCGCCATTTTCGATCTGCTGGAGGCGGAGGATATTCCCCGGGTCTGTTTCTACCATCTGGTCTATTCCGGACGGGGGTCTGCCCTGGTCGCCGAGGATCTGTCTCACGAGGAAACCCGGCGGACCGTCGACCTCATCCTGGACCGGACCCGCGATCTTTTCGAGCGGGGGCTGCCCAAAGAGGTGCTCACCGTCGATAATCATGCCGATGGCCCTTACCTGTACCTCCGGATGCTGAAGGAAGACCCGAGGCGGGCGGCTGAAGTCCTGGAACTGCTGAAGATGAATGAAGGAAACAGCTCCGGCAACGGCATCGGCTGCGTTAGCTGGGACGGCGAAGTGCATCCCGATCAGTTCTGGCGGGGAATATCCCTCGGCAATGTGCGCCGTAGACCCTTCAGCGGGATCTGGACCGATCCGACCAATGACCTGTTGACCCGCCTCAAGGACAAGAAACCTCATCTGCAGGGACGCTGTGCGGCCTGCCGCTGGCTGGACGTCTGCGGCGGAAATTTCCGCGCCCGGGCGGAAGCGGTGACGGGCGACCTCTGGGCTCCGGACCCGGCCTGCTATCTGACGGACAAAGAGATTTCGCCGTCGGTGGATTCCTGA
- the ahbD gene encoding heme b synthase: MNSSPLPSTLRMVAWEVTRSCNLSCIHCRASAEKGPYAGELSTEESKNLLEEIAAFSRPVVILTGGEPLLREDIYELAAYGDGLGLRMVLATNGTLVTEGIARRMRESGIQRVSISLDGPDAESHDAFRQMSGAFAGAMTGIAALKKAGMEFQVNTTITSTNRHQLSAMMDLAVRLGAAAHHIFLLVPTGRGRDLANQAISAQDYEDTLQAFHSASLTCPIPLKATCAPHYYRILHQKGSAGKRPSTEGHGTLHAVTRGCLGGISFCFISHTGQVQPCGYLELNCGNIRKAGFEMIWKNAAVFQKLRNPEAFSGKCGHCEFFRVCGGCRARAYELTGDYLAEEPFCIYEPARKAAALPSRGETEPGSPE, from the coding sequence ATGAACAGTTCTCCGCTCCCTTCAACTCTGCGAATGGTGGCCTGGGAAGTGACCCGGAGCTGCAACCTGTCCTGCATTCACTGCCGGGCCTCGGCGGAGAAAGGTCCCTATGCCGGGGAACTCTCCACCGAAGAGTCGAAAAACCTTCTGGAGGAGATCGCCGCGTTCAGCAGGCCGGTGGTCATCCTGACAGGCGGGGAACCCCTGCTGCGGGAAGATATTTACGAGCTGGCCGCTTACGGAGACGGACTGGGATTGCGAATGGTGCTGGCGACGAACGGCACCCTTGTCACGGAAGGGATCGCCCGGCGGATGCGGGAGTCGGGAATCCAACGGGTCAGCATCAGTCTGGACGGGCCGGATGCGGAAAGTCACGATGCCTTTCGGCAGATGTCCGGGGCTTTTGCCGGTGCAATGACGGGGATTGCCGCCTTAAAAAAAGCGGGAATGGAATTTCAGGTCAATACGACGATCACCAGCACCAACAGGCATCAGCTTTCCGCCATGATGGATCTGGCCGTTCGCCTTGGGGCCGCGGCCCATCATATCTTCCTGCTGGTGCCCACCGGACGGGGACGGGATCTGGCGAATCAGGCCATCAGCGCGCAGGATTACGAAGACACTCTGCAGGCCTTTCATTCGGCGAGCCTGACCTGTCCGATTCCCCTGAAGGCCACCTGTGCGCCGCACTATTACCGCATCCTGCATCAGAAGGGCTCCGCCGGGAAAAGACCTTCCACTGAAGGGCACGGGACTCTGCATGCCGTGACCCGGGGATGTCTGGGAGGAATTTCCTTCTGCTTTATTTCTCATACCGGTCAGGTGCAGCCCTGTGGCTATCTGGAACTGAATTGCGGGAATATTCGAAAAGCCGGTTTTGAAATGATCTGGAAGAATGCCGCCGTTTTTCAGAAATTGAGGAATCCAGAGGCATTCTCGGGGAAATGCGGCCACTGTGAATTCTTCCGGGTATGCGGGGGCTGCCGCGCCCGAGCGTATGAGCTGACGGGCGATTATCTGGCGGAAGAGCCGTTCTGCATTTACGAACCGGCGAGGAAGGCGGCCGCCTTGCCATCCCGAGGGGAAACGGAACCGGGGAGTCCCGAATAG
- the polA gene encoding DNA polymerase I has protein sequence MSTGDNTENSEKSTIYLVDGSNYLYRAFYAIRELSNSRGLPTNAVYGFTNMLIKLLRERKPEYIAITFDLKGPTFRHETYAQYKATRKATPEALIPQIPYIKDIIRGFSIPILEQQGTEADDIIGTLACRFAGEGLKVIIVSGDKDMLQLLSPDVIMIDTMNDRTYDVAAVRERFGVDPEKVPEILGLTGDMSDNIPGIPGIGPKGALRLVEEYGSIEEILRNVERLRNPKLRDSVRVYGEQALLSRDLARIRTGIPLTFDLEEARLQEPDREVLTRLFRELEFSSLLQEFSVVEDCGDNSHTLLRTPEAVAAFMEPLKEGGFLVLEMVLSSSEPMRAELIGVALGLDSGNAGYIPLEPGAAEKSASSLSEEQVFPVLFPFLADKKIALVGHDLKTVLIVLSQKGVKVQNPLLDTMVAAYILNPARRGYELSEIVQDYLHRQVEPLRKKLVGGSSPKQSPASFPPERLRDFACRRVEAIGELASTLIEKMEETGLRELFDSVEMPLVAVLAAMEEKGVLLDLHLLKEMSQELGHLLSLSEAKIYALAGERFNIASPKQLQTILFEKLNLPKGKKTKGGYSTDVEVLSNLALNHELPAEILAYRSMAKLKSTYIDALPSLINIRTGRIHTSYNQTVAATGRLSSSNPNLQNIPIRTLEGKRIRQAFIAPPGWAIVSADYSQIELRVLAHLSEDPVLINAFAAGEDIHSRTAADVFGVFPEMINAEMRRQAKVINFGVLYGMSAFGLSRELGIPQKQAQAYIDGYFKKYESVKTYLDGILQQARERGYVTTLLNRRRYLPEINSVNPAVRQLAERMAINAPIQGTAADLIKMAMLRIADLIREKGMKSAMTMQVHDELVFEVPQEEKIALMNLVRQEMEGVVELKVPLKVDIASGRNWDEAHS, from the coding sequence ATGTCAACAGGCGACAATACGGAAAACAGCGAAAAGAGTACGATTTATCTGGTCGACGGCAGCAATTATCTGTACCGGGCCTTTTATGCGATCCGGGAACTTTCCAATTCCAGGGGGCTTCCCACCAATGCCGTCTACGGATTCACCAATATGCTGATCAAGCTTCTCCGGGAGCGGAAACCGGAATACATTGCCATCACCTTTGATCTAAAGGGGCCGACCTTCCGGCATGAGACTTACGCGCAATACAAAGCCACCCGGAAAGCGACCCCCGAGGCCCTGATTCCCCAGATCCCCTATATAAAGGACATCATCCGCGGTTTTTCCATCCCGATTCTTGAACAGCAGGGGACGGAAGCCGATGATATCATCGGCACCCTGGCCTGCCGTTTTGCCGGGGAAGGCCTAAAGGTCATCATCGTCTCCGGCGACAAGGACATGCTGCAGCTTCTTTCCCCCGATGTCATCATGATCGATACGATGAACGACCGGACCTATGATGTCGCGGCCGTGAGGGAGCGTTTCGGCGTGGATCCGGAGAAGGTGCCCGAGATCCTGGGACTGACGGGGGATATGTCGGATAACATTCCCGGCATTCCAGGCATTGGTCCGAAGGGTGCCTTGCGGCTCGTTGAAGAGTACGGCTCGATCGAAGAGATTCTGCGGAATGTGGAACGCCTGAGGAATCCGAAACTCCGGGACAGTGTCCGGGTTTACGGTGAACAGGCCCTGCTGAGCCGCGATCTGGCCCGGATCCGCACCGGTATCCCGCTGACCTTTGATCTGGAAGAGGCCCGCCTCCAGGAACCGGATCGAGAGGTTCTGACTCGACTGTTCCGGGAACTGGAATTTTCCTCCCTGCTTCAGGAATTCAGCGTCGTTGAAGATTGCGGCGACAATTCCCATACACTGCTGCGAACACCGGAGGCTGTGGCGGCTTTCATGGAACCGCTGAAAGAGGGGGGATTTCTGGTCCTGGAAATGGTGCTTTCCTCGAGTGAACCAATGCGGGCGGAACTGATTGGAGTGGCCCTTGGACTGGATTCCGGGAACGCCGGTTATATACCTCTGGAACCTGGCGCAGCGGAAAAGAGCGCTTCAAGTCTTTCGGAAGAGCAGGTTTTTCCCGTCCTTTTTCCATTTCTAGCGGATAAAAAAATCGCCCTTGTCGGTCATGATCTCAAAACGGTTCTGATCGTCCTATCCCAAAAAGGGGTGAAGGTGCAGAATCCCCTCCTGGATACGATGGTGGCGGCCTACATCCTCAATCCTGCGCGGCGCGGGTATGAACTCTCCGAGATTGTGCAGGATTATCTGCACCGGCAGGTGGAGCCGTTGCGGAAAAAACTGGTCGGCGGGAGCTCGCCAAAACAGTCTCCTGCGTCCTTTCCGCCTGAACGTCTGCGGGATTTTGCCTGCCGGCGGGTGGAAGCTATTGGGGAGCTGGCTTCGACTCTGATTGAAAAAATGGAAGAGACGGGCCTCCGGGAACTGTTCGATTCGGTGGAGATGCCGCTGGTGGCGGTGCTGGCCGCCATGGAAGAAAAAGGGGTTCTCCTGGATTTGCATCTGCTGAAGGAGATGTCTCAGGAACTGGGTCACCTTCTTTCTCTTTCGGAGGCGAAAATTTATGCCCTGGCGGGGGAGCGCTTCAATATCGCGTCTCCCAAGCAGCTCCAGACCATCCTTTTTGAAAAGCTTAATCTGCCCAAGGGGAAAAAGACGAAGGGAGGATATTCTACGGATGTGGAGGTGTTGAGCAATCTTGCCCTGAACCATGAACTGCCGGCCGAGATCCTTGCCTACCGGAGCATGGCCAAGTTGAAATCCACGTATATCGATGCCCTGCCTTCCCTGATCAACATCCGGACAGGACGGATTCACACCTCTTATAACCAGACGGTGGCAGCAACAGGTCGCCTCTCCAGCAGCAATCCCAATCTCCAGAACATCCCGATCCGCACCCTGGAGGGGAAGCGCATCCGGCAGGCTTTTATTGCCCCGCCAGGATGGGCGATCGTCTCCGCCGATTACTCTCAGATTGAATTGCGCGTGCTGGCCCATCTCTCCGAAGATCCGGTCCTGATTAATGCCTTTGCAGCCGGTGAAGACATCCACAGCCGGACGGCCGCCGATGTTTTCGGCGTGTTCCCGGAAATGATCAACGCGGAGATGCGCCGTCAGGCGAAGGTCATCAATTTCGGCGTGCTTTATGGGATGAGCGCCTTTGGCCTGTCCCGGGAACTGGGGATTCCCCAGAAGCAGGCCCAGGCTTATATCGATGGATATTTTAAAAAGTACGAAAGCGTCAAAACCTATCTCGACGGCATCCTCCAACAGGCCAGGGAACGGGGCTATGTAACCACACTCCTTAACCGCCGCCGTTATCTTCCGGAAATCAACAGCGTCAATCCCGCGGTGCGTCAGCTGGCCGAGCGCATGGCCATCAATGCGCCCATTCAGGGGACAGCGGCTGATCTCATCAAGATGGCCATGCTCAGGATCGCAGACCTCATCAGGGAAAAGGGGATGAAGTCTGCCATGACGATGCAGGTTCATGATGAACTGGTCTTTGAAGTGCCGCAGGAAGAAAAGATAGCGCTCATGAACCTGGTCCGGCAGGAGATGGAAGGGGTTGTCGAACTCAAGGTCCCCCTCAAAGTGGATATCGCCTCCGGACGAAACTGGGATGAGGCTCACAGTTAA
- a CDS encoding sodium:calcium antiporter has translation MNASVSTAWLSFMLCVILIGVAGSRLSRYGDVIAHKTGMGGTWVGLILLAAVTSLPELITGVSSVTLADTPDIAVGNILGSCIANLTQIAVLDFLIRGASVYSRVSRGHILSAGFSIILIGIIGFSLLIGANGWSISLGHIGIYSPVIVVLYFVAVRSVFRYEKAQQGNPAEEEDPYPGFLLRKAVVLYVLASLVVVAAGVWLPFVGVNLAHVMGWRQSFVGTLFVSLITTIPEATVTISCWRLGAFDMAISNLLGSNLFDITILAVDDLFFLKGPLLFRASTLHAVSVLSAVMMNGALIIALLCRPQVRLFKTVGWTSLFLFSLYLLNSLVLYLYGK, from the coding sequence ATGAATGCATCGGTCTCGACAGCCTGGTTGTCGTTTATGCTCTGTGTGATCCTCATCGGGGTTGCCGGTTCGCGTCTTTCGCGCTACGGCGACGTGATTGCCCACAAAACCGGGATGGGAGGCACCTGGGTCGGGTTGATTCTGCTGGCGGCTGTCACATCGCTGCCTGAATTGATCACCGGTGTCAGCTCGGTCACGCTGGCAGACACACCTGATATCGCGGTGGGCAATATTTTGGGCAGTTGCATTGCCAATCTCACCCAGATTGCCGTTCTCGATTTTTTGATCCGAGGCGCGTCCGTTTACAGCCGAGTGAGTCGAGGACATATCCTTTCTGCGGGATTCAGTATCATTCTCATCGGGATTATCGGCTTCAGCCTGCTGATCGGCGCCAATGGCTGGTCGATATCCCTGGGACATATCGGGATCTACTCACCGGTCATTGTCGTGCTCTACTTCGTTGCCGTGCGTTCCGTGTTTCGCTATGAGAAGGCGCAACAGGGGAACCCTGCGGAAGAGGAGGATCCTTATCCCGGTTTTCTGCTCCGCAAGGCCGTTGTTCTTTATGTCCTGGCCTCGTTGGTTGTGGTCGCCGCGGGTGTATGGCTGCCTTTTGTCGGGGTGAATCTTGCCCATGTCATGGGGTGGAGGCAGAGTTTCGTCGGCACGCTATTTGTTTCGCTGATAACTACAATTCCGGAAGCGACAGTGACCATCTCATGCTGGCGTCTGGGCGCCTTCGATATGGCCATCAGCAACCTGCTGGGCAGCAATCTGTTCGATATTACGATTCTGGCTGTCGACGATCTCTTTTTCTTAAAGGGGCCGTTGCTTTTCCGTGCGTCAACATTGCATGCGGTCTCGGTTCTCTCCGCCGTCATGATGAATGGCGCCTTGATCATCGCTCTACTTTGCCGCCCCCAGGTGCGCCTTTTTAAAACCGTGGGCTGGACCAGTCTCTTTCTGTTTTCTCTCTATCTCCTCAACTCACTTGTCCTTTATCTCTATGGAAAATAA
- a CDS encoding D-alanyl-D-alanine carboxypeptidase family protein, translated as MKKLAILFSILLTVFFIQPSELMARKAPKKKTPEVKAAVGKSVSKKRVARKSPRNTAPEIKSSILMDMTDRRVLYEQNADQPIQPASLTKVLSLYLTYEAMAQGRVRWLDSVVVSQAARQADGSRMYIEAGERVPLETLIKGMTVISANDASVAVAEHVAGNVDRFVERMNRKAGELGMTHSVFRTPNGLPAEGQYTTARDMMILADAYLRRFPGSLALHSMQYYTYKKITQHNCNALLKKYPDVDGLKSGFVRASGYNLIATARRGNTRLIAVVMGARTPEIRVRETRRLLDAGFQMLQASRTGVSLKS; from the coding sequence ATGAAAAAATTAGCGATTTTATTTTCCATTTTACTTACGGTCTTTTTTATCCAGCCCTCTGAACTCATGGCTCGGAAAGCACCAAAGAAGAAAACGCCGGAGGTTAAAGCCGCAGTCGGGAAATCCGTCTCCAAGAAGAGAGTCGCCCGGAAAAGTCCCAGAAACACGGCTCCCGAGATCAAGTCCTCCATCCTGATGGACATGACCGACAGGCGGGTCCTTTACGAGCAGAATGCAGACCAGCCTATTCAACCGGCGTCTTTGACTAAAGTGCTTTCTCTGTACCTGACTTACGAGGCCATGGCTCAGGGCAGGGTTCGCTGGCTGGATTCCGTGGTTGTCAGTCAAGCGGCCCGGCAGGCGGATGGATCACGGATGTATATAGAAGCAGGGGAGAGGGTTCCTCTGGAAACCCTGATTAAGGGAATGACGGTCATCTCGGCGAATGATGCCTCCGTGGCCGTAGCTGAGCATGTCGCGGGCAATGTGGACCGCTTTGTCGAAAGGATGAACCGCAAGGCCGGTGAACTGGGAATGACGCACAGCGTCTTCCGGACTCCCAACGGCCTGCCTGCGGAAGGGCAATATACCACGGCAAGGGATATGATGATTCTGGCCGATGCCTATCTTCGACGCTTTCCTGGTTCGCTGGCCCTTCATTCCATGCAGTATTACACCTATAAAAAAATCACCCAGCACAACTGCAATGCCCTTCTGAAAAAATATCCCGATGTGGATGGGCTGAAAAGCGGTTTTGTGAGGGCTTCCGGATACAATCTTATTGCCACGGCAAGGCGGGGCAATACCCGCCTTATCGCTGTTGTCATGGGAGCGAGGACTCCTGAAATCCGGGTGCGGGAAACCCGCAGGCTTCTGGATGCCGGATTTCAGATGCTTCAGGCAAGCCGCACTGGCGTTTCCTTGAAATCCTGA
- a CDS encoding DUF6504 family protein, whose product MGERFVSEVISPVVSTCDTSRMAIGEPGLPREFLWRDRTLRIAEVLRTWRETGKCRHGSPERYVRKHWFEVITTANDIMNIYFERQSHRGKKGDRWWLFSIREAEEERKEDSFHP is encoded by the coding sequence ATGGGTGAGCGATTTGTCAGCGAGGTCATCTCCCCTGTCGTTTCCACGTGTGACACGTCCCGCATGGCCATCGGGGAGCCCGGACTTCCCCGGGAGTTTCTCTGGCGGGATCGGACCCTCCGGATTGCTGAGGTTCTGCGGACGTGGCGGGAAACCGGGAAGTGCCGTCATGGCAGCCCCGAACGGTATGTCCGCAAACACTGGTTCGAGGTGATCACGACGGCTAATGACATTATGAACATCTATTTCGAAAGACAGTCCCATCGTGGAAAGAAGGGGGACCGATGGTGGCTGTTCAGCATCCGGGAAGCAGAGGAAGAGAGGAAGGAGGATTCTTTTCATCCTTGA
- a CDS encoding siroheme decarboxylase subunit alpha, with protein MDGIDKRILNMLQTEFPVTPEPFRAVAERLGISEGEALTRIARLKDEGIIRRIGAVLDSGKLGFVSRLCAASVPGEQVDSFVECVNALEGVTHNYGRNHACNIWFTLIASSEEDLEKTIARLSEDTGIGPVQMFRAVRTFKIDARFLLDENLPEDRK; from the coding sequence ATGGACGGGATCGATAAAAGAATTCTGAATATGCTTCAGACGGAATTTCCCGTGACGCCGGAGCCGTTCAGGGCGGTTGCGGAAAGGTTGGGGATTTCTGAAGGCGAAGCGCTGACGCGCATTGCTAGGCTGAAGGACGAAGGGATAATCCGGCGGATCGGCGCTGTGCTGGACAGCGGCAAACTGGGCTTTGTCAGCCGTCTCTGTGCCGCCTCCGTTCCCGGGGAGCAGGTTGACTCCTTTGTCGAGTGCGTCAATGCCCTTGAAGGCGTAACACACAATTATGGAAGGAATCACGCCTGTAATATCTGGTTCACTCTGATCGCCTCTTCGGAGGAAGATCTGGAGAAGACGATTGCGCGCCTTTCGGAAGACACGGGAATCGGCCCTGTTCAGATGTTCCGGGCGGTTCGGACATTCAAGATCGACGCCCGGTTTCTCCTTGATGAAAACCTGCCTGAAGATCGGAAATGA
- the hemB gene encoding porphobilinogen synthase — MNFPEYRPRRLRKNDLFRRLIRETRLSVDSFIFPLFATVGKGVKKPIDSMPGHFQLSVELLVKEVQECRELGIPAVLLFGIPERKDEAASGAFARDGIVQQAVRRIKDKVPDILVVTDVCLCEYTDHGHCGMIEKGEVHNDMTLEVLAETAVSHAKAGADMVAPSAMMDGQVGAIREGLDEAGFETVPILAYSAKYASCFYGPFREAAESASRFGDRKAYQMDPANSDEAVREMNLDVQEGADILMVKPALPYLDVIRRAKEEFDLPVAAYNVSGEFAMIKAAARLGWIDEEKAMMESLTAIRRAGADIILTYFAREAAKVLQR, encoded by the coding sequence ATGAATTTCCCCGAGTATCGACCCCGGCGACTCCGGAAGAACGATCTTTTCCGGCGGCTCATCCGGGAAACCCGTCTGTCTGTGGATTCCTTCATTTTTCCCCTGTTTGCAACGGTCGGCAAGGGAGTGAAAAAACCCATCGATTCCATGCCGGGTCATTTCCAGCTATCCGTTGAGCTGCTTGTAAAAGAGGTTCAGGAATGTCGGGAACTGGGAATCCCGGCAGTGTTGCTTTTCGGGATTCCGGAGAGGAAGGACGAAGCGGCTTCCGGGGCCTTTGCCCGGGATGGAATTGTGCAGCAGGCTGTCCGGCGGATCAAGGACAAGGTTCCGGATATTCTCGTGGTGACGGATGTCTGCCTCTGCGAATACACAGACCACGGCCACTGCGGGATGATTGAAAAGGGAGAGGTTCACAACGACATGACCCTGGAGGTGCTGGCGGAAACGGCCGTCTCTCATGCGAAGGCGGGGGCGGATATGGTGGCCCCCTCGGCCATGATGGACGGTCAGGTCGGGGCGATCCGCGAAGGGCTGGATGAGGCGGGATTTGAAACGGTTCCCATTCTGGCCTATTCGGCGAAGTATGCCTCCTGCTTTTACGGCCCCTTCCGGGAGGCGGCGGAAAGCGCCTCCCGCTTTGGCGACCGGAAGGCCTATCAGATGGATCCGGCCAACAGTGATGAAGCCGTCCGGGAGATGAACCTGGATGTTCAGGAAGGCGCCGACATCCTCATGGTGAAGCCGGCCCTGCCTTATCTCGATGTCATTCGTCGCGCGAAGGAAGAATTCGATCTGCCCGTTGCGGCCTATAATGTCAGCGGCGAATTCGCCATGATCAAGGCCGCTGCCCGACTGGGCTGGATTGATGAAGAAAAAGCCATGATGGAATCTTTGACGGCCATCCGCCGTGCCGGTGCGGACATCATTCTGACCTATTTCGCTCGGGAAGCGGCGAAAGTTCTCCAGCGATGA